A genome region from Portunus trituberculatus isolate SZX2019 chromosome 40, ASM1759143v1, whole genome shotgun sequence includes the following:
- the LOC123515995 gene encoding glutaredoxin-2, mitochondrial-like, with protein sequence MGGSPSCQIAAVDMEGPEAMMVKEKVKNNCVMIFSKTYCPYCKMAKKAFKDLGVPYNVYELDKQADGLKVQDVLDGMTGARTVPRVFVGGKCIGGGSETRQLYNEGKLLDLVKQCQES encoded by the exons ATGGGTGGCTCTCCAAGCTGCCAGATTGCTGCAGTAGACATGGAAGGTCCAGAAGCTatgatggtgaaggagaaggttaAGAACAACTGTGTGATGATTTTCTCAAAAACCTATTGTCCTTATTGCAAGATGGCCAAGAAG GCTTTCAAAGACCTTGGTGTGCCATATAATGTTTATGAGTTGgacaaacaagcagatggtTTGAAAGTGCAGGATGTATTGGATGGTATGACAGGAGCCAGAACA gtTCCTCGAGTGTTTGTTGGTGGCAAGTGTATTGGTGGAGGGAGCGAAACCAGGCAACTATATAATGAGGGTAAATTGCTAGACTTGGTGAAGCAGTGTCAAGAGAGCTGA